The proteins below are encoded in one region of Limisphaera ngatamarikiensis:
- a CDS encoding multiheme c-type cytochrome, producing the protein MVAGVLAGCVTASAQAPHLNRLVRGGMPGLPVLTGIEFTTNGLRLTWEGPPGYYRVEYRTNLTAPWRPLTPATNHLRVTTVAAPAQAAFFRVAGPAPSYAGAEACATCHADIHAQEMQTRHAAALASLERVGQADNPACLPCHTVGYGLPGGFINRTLTPHLGGVQCESCHGPAGMHAANETDPLFRPRVEVAAQMCGGCHNADSHRTHFEQWAGSSHAVVTEDMNPSGRINACGRCHSGTARLALLKGADPVATVTGDANMPVTCVVCHDPHRDTGQPAQLRNPLVSFADYSLGTGANFATAYNPNIQLCAQCHNQRGASWTSNTRPPHHSPQYNMLLGTAGLTPAGVASRPAAHAFLEKQCVSCHMATEGGQDAAHPAFSGHTFRVESYDSCRSCHPQPETLAEFTQSLVQMQIQRVKAALDVWALTRAPEPLRKYGALAWEYDIPGSLSNPSGSPQIRGPRSSTNPAQDEQALIPERIRKARFNLYLVAYDGSHGVHNGPHAALLLDTALQWVAQELQLSTTSGAPWPVSTPEAQP; encoded by the coding sequence ATGGTGGCCGGGGTTCTGGCGGGCTGTGTGACGGCATCCGCACAAGCGCCGCACCTGAACCGTCTCGTGCGGGGTGGCATGCCCGGCCTGCCCGTGCTGACCGGCATCGAGTTCACCACCAACGGCCTGCGCCTGACCTGGGAAGGTCCGCCGGGCTACTACCGCGTCGAATATCGAACCAATCTAACCGCACCGTGGCGCCCGTTGACCCCGGCGACCAACCATCTCCGGGTAACAACCGTCGCGGCCCCGGCCCAGGCGGCGTTTTTCCGCGTGGCGGGGCCCGCCCCCAGCTATGCCGGGGCGGAGGCCTGCGCCACGTGTCATGCCGACATCCATGCGCAGGAAATGCAAACCCGGCACGCCGCGGCCCTGGCCTCACTGGAACGGGTGGGACAGGCCGATAATCCGGCTTGTTTGCCCTGTCACACCGTGGGTTATGGCCTGCCCGGCGGGTTCATCAACCGGACCCTGACACCCCACCTGGGTGGCGTGCAGTGCGAGAGTTGTCACGGCCCGGCCGGCATGCATGCAGCCAATGAAACCGATCCCTTGTTCCGGCCACGGGTCGAGGTCGCCGCCCAGATGTGCGGCGGTTGTCACAACGCCGACAGCCACCGGACACATTTCGAGCAATGGGCCGGTTCCTCCCACGCCGTGGTGACCGAGGACATGAACCCCTCCGGCCGGATCAACGCCTGCGGTCGATGCCACTCGGGTACGGCGCGGTTGGCGCTGCTGAAGGGGGCCGATCCGGTGGCCACCGTTACGGGCGATGCCAACATGCCGGTCACCTGCGTGGTTTGCCACGACCCGCACCGCGACACCGGTCAGCCGGCCCAGCTGCGGAATCCGTTGGTATCGTTTGCCGATTACTCGCTCGGCACCGGCGCGAACTTTGCCACGGCCTACAATCCGAACATCCAGCTCTGTGCCCAATGCCACAACCAGCGTGGCGCCTCCTGGACCTCCAACACCCGGCCGCCCCATCATTCACCGCAATACAACATGTTGCTCGGGACGGCGGGATTGACACCGGCGGGTGTGGCATCGCGCCCGGCCGCCCACGCGTTCCTGGAGAAACAATGCGTGAGCTGTCACATGGCCACCGAAGGCGGTCAGGACGCCGCGCACCCGGCCTTTTCGGGCCACACATTCCGGGTTGAATCCTACGATTCGTGCCGGAGCTGCCACCCGCAGCCGGAAACACTGGCTGAATTCACGCAATCGCTGGTGCAGATGCAAATCCAGCGCGTAAAGGCGGCCCTGGATGTGTGGGCGCTCACCCGTGCGCCCGAACCACTGAGGAAGTACGGTGCGCTGGCTTGGGAGTACGACATCCCCGGAAGCCTTTCCAACCCTTCGGGGTCCCCGCAGATTCGCGGCCCCCGCAGCAGCACCAACCCGGCCCAGGACGAACAGGCCCTGATCCCGGAACGAATCCGGAAGGCACGATTCAACCTGTATCTGGTGGCCTACGACGGCAGTCACGGCGTGCACAACGGGCCGCACGCGGCACTGCTCCTGGACACGGCCCTCCAATGGGTGGCCCAGGAACTGCAACTTTCCACGACCTCAGGGGCCCCATGGCCCGTTTCAACTCCCGAGGCACAACCATGA
- a CDS encoding cytochrome c3 family protein — translation MSDLHHTAGEPDNVRRGRGRSLLRSAPGILTACAAVALAGLACRTVNRAVVTLPEVPGATYVGNKECETCHEEIVRDFATADHARLMVAGPRAVAVGCESCHGPGSLHVESGGEVKPPYSFSPGRPLPPGDHPMTARPEQRAVETVCYQCHGHVRAQFNLPSHHPLPEGDMTCTRCHPPHKGSAHVAGGTRLRAAEENCLECHPAQRGPFVFEHEALREGCTVCHVPHGSIHPKLLITRDSNLCLRCHFQQVQGGVLRIGGVDHTTRVRQGTCWTAGCHEAVHGSRVNSSLRF, via the coding sequence ATGAGCGACCTCCATCACACGGCTGGTGAGCCGGACAACGTCCGACGGGGACGCGGCCGCAGCCTGCTGCGATCAGCCCCGGGGATCCTCACGGCCTGCGCCGCCGTTGCCCTGGCCGGTCTGGCCTGCCGCACCGTCAACCGGGCGGTGGTCACCCTGCCGGAGGTGCCCGGCGCAACCTACGTCGGCAACAAGGAATGCGAGACCTGTCACGAGGAAATCGTGCGGGACTTTGCCACGGCCGATCACGCCCGCCTGATGGTTGCCGGACCCCGCGCCGTCGCCGTGGGATGCGAGTCCTGCCATGGACCGGGCAGCCTGCACGTGGAATCCGGCGGGGAGGTCAAGCCACCCTACAGCTTCAGCCCGGGCCGGCCGCTGCCCCCGGGCGATCATCCGATGACAGCCCGGCCCGAGCAACGGGCCGTCGAAACGGTCTGCTACCAATGCCACGGCCACGTCCGGGCACAGTTCAATCTCCCATCCCATCACCCCCTGCCCGAAGGGGACATGACCTGCACCCGGTGCCATCCACCCCACAAGGGCAGCGCGCACGTGGCCGGGGGAACCCGCCTGCGCGCCGCGGAGGAAAACTGCCTGGAATGTCACCCGGCCCAGCGCGGACCCTTTGTCTTCGAGCATGAAGCGCTGCGGGAAGGCTGCACGGTTTGTCACGTACCCCACGGGAGCATCCATCCCAAGTTGCTGATCACCCGCGACAGCAATCTTTGCCTGCGCTGCCACTTCCAGCAGGTCCAGGGCGGCGTGTTGCGGATCGGCGGGGTGGACCACACCACCCGCGTGCGCCAGGGCACCTGCTGGACAGCCGGTTGTCACGAAGCCGTGCACGGCTCGCGTGTGAATTCCTCGCTCCGGTTCTGA
- a CDS encoding family 16 glycoside hydrolase, with product MALWNAGCRTPQPADTALELFNGQNLAGWTHVLEDPTVPMEAVWSVRDGILICQGKPTGFLQTTQRFTNFRLFVEYRWAPGKEPSNSGILTRIQPPPRPLPRCVEVQLRHGNAGDVIGLQGMRIGAGQLRHFEGRSPAVGDISGVRKLVDAEKPPGEWNQVEILAKDDEYTVWINGQLVNHVRSVTRAAGPIGLQSEGGEIHFRRVRLIPLPSAISIR from the coding sequence GTGGCGTTGTGGAACGCAGGCTGTCGCACCCCGCAACCGGCCGACACAGCCCTGGAACTCTTCAATGGCCAAAACCTGGCCGGTTGGACCCATGTGCTGGAAGACCCCACCGTGCCCATGGAGGCGGTGTGGTCCGTGCGCGACGGTATCCTGATCTGCCAGGGTAAACCCACCGGCTTCCTCCAAACCACCCAGCGCTTCACCAACTTCAGGCTCTTCGTCGAATACCGCTGGGCCCCCGGAAAAGAACCCTCCAACAGCGGCATCCTCACCCGAATCCAGCCGCCGCCCCGTCCGTTGCCCCGATGCGTCGAGGTCCAGCTCCGCCACGGCAACGCCGGCGACGTAATCGGCCTCCAGGGCATGCGCATCGGTGCCGGGCAGCTCCGCCACTTCGAGGGTCGCAGCCCGGCCGTGGGTGACATCAGCGGCGTGCGCAAGTTGGTGGACGCCGAAAAACCACCGGGCGAATGGAACCAGGTCGAGATCCTGGCCAAAGACGACGAATACACCGTCTGGATCAACGGCCAGCTGGTGAATCACGTCCGGTCCGTAACCCGGGCCGCCGGACCCATTGGCCTTCAGTCGGAAGGCGGCGAAATCCATTTCCGTCGGGTGCGTCTGATCCCCCTTCCTTCAGCCATTTCCATCCGCTAA
- a CDS encoding PTS sugar transporter subunit IIA codes for MITLCFLERPVGFGALGGQPVHAVFTLVSPTVRAHLHLLTRLAFALRDEHFKRVVQEAAGRDAILAAVRDLSRRLEAARIQSAPAEQERSAP; via the coding sequence ATGATCACGCTTTGTTTCCTTGAGAGGCCGGTGGGTTTCGGCGCGCTGGGCGGACAGCCGGTCCATGCGGTGTTCACCCTGGTCAGCCCCACCGTGCGCGCCCACCTGCACCTTCTAACGCGCCTGGCCTTTGCGCTCAGGGACGAGCACTTCAAACGGGTGGTCCAGGAGGCCGCCGGGCGGGATGCCATCCTTGCTGCTGTACGCGATCTGAGCCGGCGCCTGGAGGCGGCCCGGATTCAATCCGCACCTGCAGAACAGGAAAGGAGTGCGCCATGA
- the nuoB gene encoding NADH-quinone oxidoreductase subunit NuoB — protein MLNVVATQLRQGHRTIPFPDAPPTLPERFRGRPVPNPAQCPPECQACTEVCPTEAITRVNGRIRIDLGRCLFCPECERSCPGKAIRFTREYRLATRTREDLVMTGEALRLARALDEKARRLWGRSLKLRQVSAGGCNACEADVNVLNTVVFDLSRFGIQFVASPRHADGLLVTGPVTENMRVALLKTYEAVPPPKLVIAMGACAISGGPHVDHADQHNGVGTFLPVDLFIPGCPPHPITILDGLLRLLGRLDESTDPA, from the coding sequence GTGCTCAATGTCGTCGCCACCCAACTCCGCCAGGGACACCGAACCATCCCTTTCCCGGATGCACCCCCCACGTTGCCGGAACGGTTCCGGGGCAGGCCCGTCCCCAACCCCGCACAGTGTCCGCCGGAGTGTCAGGCCTGCACGGAGGTCTGCCCGACCGAAGCCATCACCCGGGTGAACGGCCGGATCCGCATCGATCTGGGTCGCTGCCTTTTTTGCCCGGAATGCGAGCGGTCCTGCCCCGGCAAGGCGATCCGTTTCACCCGGGAATACCGTCTGGCCACCCGCACCCGGGAGGACCTCGTCATGACCGGCGAAGCCCTCCGACTGGCCCGTGCCCTGGACGAAAAAGCGCGGCGATTGTGGGGTCGGTCGCTCAAGCTGCGCCAGGTCAGCGCCGGCGGATGCAACGCATGCGAAGCGGATGTGAACGTTCTGAACACGGTCGTCTTCGACCTGAGCCGGTTCGGCATCCAATTCGTCGCATCACCCCGGCACGCCGACGGCCTGCTGGTCACAGGCCCCGTCACGGAAAACATGCGCGTGGCGCTGCTGAAGACCTATGAAGCCGTGCCGCCCCCCAAACTCGTGATCGCCATGGGCGCCTGCGCCATCAGCGGCGGACCCCACGTGGACCATGCCGATCAACACAACGGCGTCGGCACATTCCTGCCCGTGGATCTGTTCATCCCCGGCTGCCCGCCGCACCCGATCACAATCCTCGACGGACTGCTCCGCCTGCTGGGGCGGCTGGACGAGTCAACCGATCCCGCTTGA
- a CDS encoding PTS sugar transporter subunit IIA produces the protein MPYRTLTIEQAAQLLQLPVQEIERLVKKQLIPFERRAGRIVFRKAELEDWASQRILSADADELAQLHPPRRGTAAARQPLLQDLLQPEWVEPALPARTRPSVIREMVAVATRTGWVHDPAELVESLEAREKLCSTAVPGGVAFLHPRVQQPWRFERAFIALGRTLHPIHFGAPDQEPTRLFFLLCCLDDASHLTLLARLCLLAQRTAMIETLLAAPDAAAMCEAVLSAEAEALG, from the coding sequence ATGCCGTACCGCACCCTGACAATCGAACAAGCCGCCCAGCTCCTGCAGCTGCCGGTGCAGGAGATCGAGCGCCTCGTCAAAAAACAACTCATCCCCTTTGAGCGTCGTGCCGGCCGCATTGTCTTTCGAAAGGCCGAGCTGGAGGACTGGGCCTCCCAACGGATTCTGAGTGCCGACGCCGATGAACTGGCGCAATTGCATCCGCCCCGCCGCGGAACCGCAGCGGCCAGACAACCCTTGTTGCAAGACCTCCTTCAACCCGAGTGGGTGGAACCGGCCCTCCCGGCCCGGACTCGTCCCTCCGTGATCCGCGAGATGGTGGCCGTGGCAACCCGCACCGGTTGGGTGCATGACCCGGCCGAGTTGGTCGAAAGCCTCGAAGCTCGCGAGAAACTCTGTTCGACGGCCGTGCCGGGCGGTGTGGCCTTCCTCCATCCCCGGGTTCAACAACCCTGGCGGTTTGAACGCGCCTTCATCGCCCTGGGCCGAACGCTCCATCCCATCCATTTCGGTGCGCCGGACCAGGAACCCACCCGGCTGTTTTTCCTGCTCTGTTGCCTGGATGACGCCTCGCACCTGACCCTGTTGGCGCGGCTCTGTTTGCTGGCCCAGCGCACGGCCATGATTGAAACCCTGCTGGCGGCGCCGGACGCCGCCGCCATGTGTGAGGCGGTGCTGTCGGCCGAGGCCGAGGCTCTCGGCTGA
- a CDS encoding RNA polymerase sigma factor, with the protein MGDDGQWTEELWERARAGDPVVWDRLFRRYQLPLFVWVREMVQNEADALDIVQETFMRAIRHVGELRDPARVGAWLFRIARQRCWDCLRRRGREQGRTAVPAEEELEGTVPMADSEPLPDQWLIRREDEARFFRALAALPEPQRAVVVLHFLEEFPLEEIAAILDVPVGTVKSRLYHARRRLRAECAEMLNQSGSTHENSA; encoded by the coding sequence ATGGGCGACGACGGCCAATGGACGGAGGAACTGTGGGAGCGCGCCCGGGCGGGCGATCCGGTGGTTTGGGATCGGCTGTTTCGGCGTTATCAGTTGCCGCTTTTTGTGTGGGTCCGGGAGATGGTGCAGAACGAGGCCGATGCTCTGGACATTGTGCAGGAGACTTTCATGAGGGCCATCCGTCATGTGGGAGAATTGCGGGATCCGGCGCGGGTTGGCGCGTGGCTGTTCCGCATTGCACGACAGCGGTGTTGGGATTGCCTGCGCCGCAGGGGTCGCGAACAGGGTCGGACCGCCGTCCCGGCCGAGGAGGAGTTGGAGGGGACGGTCCCGATGGCTGACTCGGAGCCGCTGCCGGACCAGTGGTTGATCCGGCGGGAGGACGAAGCCCGGTTTTTTCGTGCCCTGGCTGCTTTGCCGGAGCCTCAGCGGGCCGTGGTGGTGCTGCACTTTCTGGAGGAATTTCCCTTGGAAGAGATTGCCGCGATTCTCGATGTGCCGGTGGGTACGGTCAAAAGTCGGCTGTACCACGCGCGTCGTCGTCTGCGGGCCGAATGTGCCGAAATGCTGAACCAATCCGGATCCACCCATGAGAACTCCGCGTGA
- a CDS encoding thioredoxin family protein codes for MNTLLILGTGCAKCQTLAERTEQAARELGLTYELRKITDLRQIMALGVMLTPALVVNGAVKVSGRVPSVEELKQILQQSADGQART; via the coding sequence ATGAACACGCTGCTGATTCTCGGAACCGGATGCGCCAAGTGCCAAACCCTCGCAGAACGAACGGAACAGGCGGCACGCGAGTTGGGCCTGACCTATGAACTTCGGAAAATCACCGACCTCCGGCAGATCATGGCCCTGGGCGTAATGTTAACGCCCGCCCTCGTCGTCAACGGAGCCGTCAAGGTCAGCGGCAGAGTCCCGTCCGTGGAGGAACTCAAGCAGATCCTTCAACAATCCGCAGACGGACAAGCCCGAACGTGA
- the galE gene encoding UDP-glucose 4-epimerase GalE, with protein sequence MRVLVTGGAGYIGSVCTELLCDRGHEVIVYDSLWQGHRSAVDPRARFIQGRPFEPGNIATMMAEVRPEAVLHFAGDILVGESMQNPGKYFRNNVACSLEFLEAARAQNVRKFIFSSTAATYGHPEQVPITEDAPQRPVNPYGEAKLMFERILTWYHRIHGLEFVAFRYFNAAGATERHGEDHRPETHLIPNVLKVALGQKPHVEIYGTDYPTPDGTCIRDYIHVVDLVEAHILALQPGICGFYNLGNGGGYSVREVIAACERVTGRRIPAVEKPRRPGDPPRLVASAARAMRELGWKPRWPALEDIVATAWAWHQKYPDGYPD encoded by the coding sequence ATGCGAGTGTTGGTCACGGGAGGAGCGGGTTACATCGGATCGGTTTGCACGGAACTTCTCTGCGACCGGGGTCACGAGGTCATCGTGTACGACAGCCTTTGGCAGGGGCACCGGTCAGCCGTGGATCCGCGGGCCCGGTTCATTCAGGGGCGGCCGTTTGAGCCGGGGAATATTGCGACGATGATGGCCGAGGTGCGGCCCGAGGCGGTGTTGCATTTTGCTGGTGACATTTTGGTGGGCGAATCCATGCAGAATCCCGGCAAGTACTTTCGGAACAACGTGGCCTGCAGTCTGGAGTTTTTGGAGGCGGCGCGGGCCCAGAACGTGCGCAAGTTCATCTTCAGCTCCACCGCCGCCACGTACGGTCATCCCGAGCAGGTTCCGATTACCGAGGACGCGCCGCAACGGCCGGTGAACCCTTACGGGGAAGCCAAGCTCATGTTCGAGCGCATTCTCACGTGGTATCACCGGATCCACGGGCTGGAGTTTGTGGCTTTCCGATACTTCAACGCCGCCGGCGCCACGGAGCGCCATGGGGAGGATCACCGGCCCGAAACCCATCTGATTCCCAATGTGTTGAAGGTGGCTCTGGGCCAGAAACCCCACGTGGAAATCTACGGGACCGATTATCCCACCCCCGACGGAACCTGCATCCGCGATTACATTCACGTGGTGGACCTGGTGGAGGCGCACATTCTGGCCCTCCAGCCCGGCATTTGTGGCTTCTACAATCTCGGCAATGGCGGGGGCTACTCCGTCCGTGAGGTGATTGCCGCTTGCGAGCGTGTGACCGGCCGGCGCATTCCGGCTGTGGAGAAGCCGCGGCGGCCCGGCGATCCGCCGCGCCTGGTTGCCTCGGCGGCCAGGGCCATGCGGGAACTGGGTTGGAAACCCCGGTGGCCGGCGTTGGAGGACATCGTTGCCACGGCGTGGGCCTGGCATCAGAAATATCCGGATGGCTATCCGGACTGA
- a CDS encoding right-handed parallel beta-helix repeat-containing protein → MGTRHWVGDHRKRRAGYFAWFLACAVLVNRTVEAAIYTVTHTGDSGAGSLRQAILDAENNPGPDSIRFQISGTGPFTINLLSPLPALREPLTVDGSTQPGYNGAPLIELNGAAAGANAHGLYLLTSNCVIRALCINRFSGDGIRIEFGSSNVVEGCYIGLRPDGRTAAPNQQGGITIRSAGNRVGGPEPLQRNVIAGGNQGGVFILDPLAVGNVVQGNYIGVDATGTNALGNLQNGILISAAAGNLIGGTHSGAGNLLSGNGQAGVYLMYPGAAFNRVVGNRIGTDASGTKPLANLFGVVILGATSNWIGGLEPGSGNLISGNSSNGVHITFGPGGGGSFNQLAGNWIGTDASGTNALANGGRGIEIFRAPANRIGPSNIVSGNRLSGVLLSGAGATNNVVFGNRIGTDPDGTAALPNQLDGVLINSVSNNLVGGTLPGEGNLISGNLGNGVYLAGATCRANRVLGNFIGTDARGRQPLGNGLSGVRIEGPENQIGDATPGAGNVISGNLENGVFLVERSASNNVIAGNVIGLDSQGQSPLGNQVAGVGLTNAPANLIGGPDPGAGNLISGNADSGIYLIGTLATSNRIQGNQIGTDRSGTRARPNGRDGISGYNAPNNIVGGDLPGARNLISGNNWNGLYLAGPETRGWFIQGNWIGVQADGWSPLGNLYHNIEFLTNSSQHLIGGNSPFAANRIAWARSSGWDGIRIRAGSTNITISGNAIFSNGGASPNGLGIDLGNDGVTPNDTCDPDTGANFQQNFPVLTQAVASASALAIRGWLDSAPNQTYVLWFYAHPTNEPSGYGEGMWPLGQATVTTGANCRGIIAVTLPVTVFPGLQLTATATDPRGNTSEFSQAIPVLAAPRLEVRAAAGTGTFLLRWPATTAGFILQQTTNLNPPVLWEPVSATPTLKNGWYEVRLSNAPAPRFFRLLMP, encoded by the coding sequence ATGGGAACACGCCATTGGGTGGGGGATCACCGGAAACGTCGGGCCGGATACTTTGCGTGGTTCTTGGCTTGCGCCGTTCTCGTCAACAGAACGGTCGAAGCCGCCATTTACACCGTCACTCACACCGGCGACAGCGGGGCCGGCTCGCTACGGCAGGCCATCCTGGACGCCGAGAACAATCCGGGGCCGGACTCCATCCGTTTTCAAATCTCCGGCACCGGACCGTTCACCATAAACCTCCTGAGCCCGCTGCCCGCCCTACGCGAACCCTTGACCGTGGACGGCAGCACCCAACCCGGCTACAACGGCGCCCCATTGATCGAACTGAACGGCGCGGCAGCAGGCGCCAACGCCCACGGACTCTACCTGTTGACGTCCAACTGTGTGATCCGCGCGCTCTGCATCAACCGGTTCAGCGGCGACGGCATCCGCATCGAATTCGGTTCCAGTAACGTGGTCGAGGGATGTTACATCGGGCTTCGCCCGGACGGGCGCACCGCAGCCCCCAACCAGCAGGGCGGCATCACAATTCGCAGCGCCGGTAACCGCGTCGGCGGCCCCGAACCCCTCCAGCGCAACGTCATCGCCGGCGGCAACCAGGGCGGCGTTTTCATCCTGGACCCGTTGGCCGTCGGCAACGTGGTTCAAGGAAACTACATCGGCGTGGACGCCACCGGCACCAATGCGCTGGGCAATCTTCAAAACGGGATCCTGATTTCCGCCGCGGCCGGCAACCTGATCGGTGGTACCCACAGCGGCGCGGGCAACCTGCTGTCCGGCAATGGTCAGGCCGGCGTCTACCTCATGTATCCCGGCGCAGCTTTCAACCGCGTGGTCGGCAACCGGATCGGCACCGACGCCTCCGGCACCAAACCACTCGCCAACCTGTTCGGCGTCGTCATCCTCGGGGCAACCAGCAACTGGATCGGCGGTTTGGAACCCGGCTCCGGCAACCTGATCTCCGGCAACTCCTCCAACGGCGTTCACATCACCTTCGGCCCCGGCGGGGGCGGCTCGTTCAATCAACTGGCCGGTAACTGGATCGGCACCGACGCCTCCGGCACCAACGCCCTGGCCAACGGCGGCCGCGGCATCGAAATCTTCCGTGCCCCCGCCAATCGGATCGGCCCTTCCAACATCGTCTCCGGCAACCGGCTCAGCGGGGTGCTCCTCTCCGGCGCCGGCGCCACCAACAACGTGGTCTTCGGCAATCGCATCGGCACCGACCCCGACGGCACCGCGGCCCTCCCCAACCAGCTCGACGGCGTCCTCATCAACAGTGTCTCCAACAACCTCGTCGGCGGTACCCTGCCGGGCGAGGGCAACCTGATCTCCGGCAACCTCGGCAACGGAGTGTACCTTGCCGGCGCAACCTGCCGGGCCAACCGCGTCCTCGGGAACTTCATCGGCACGGATGCACGGGGACGGCAACCCCTGGGCAACGGCCTCTCCGGCGTGCGCATCGAAGGCCCGGAAAACCAAATCGGAGATGCTACACCGGGCGCCGGCAACGTCATCAGCGGGAACCTCGAAAACGGCGTGTTCCTGGTCGAACGCAGCGCTTCCAACAACGTCATCGCGGGCAACGTGATCGGCCTCGACTCCCAGGGCCAGTCCCCGTTGGGCAATCAGGTCGCCGGCGTGGGCCTCACCAACGCCCCGGCCAACCTCATCGGCGGACCGGACCCCGGCGCCGGCAACCTCATCTCGGGCAATGCCGACAGCGGCATCTACCTCATCGGCACCCTGGCCACAAGCAACCGGATCCAGGGCAACCAGATCGGCACCGACCGGTCCGGTACCCGGGCCCGACCCAACGGCCGCGACGGTATCTCGGGCTACAACGCGCCCAACAACATCGTGGGCGGCGACCTCCCCGGCGCGCGCAACCTCATCTCCGGCAACAACTGGAACGGCCTCTACCTGGCGGGCCCTGAAACCCGCGGCTGGTTCATCCAGGGCAACTGGATCGGCGTGCAGGCCGACGGCTGGAGCCCGCTGGGCAACCTCTACCACAACATCGAGTTCCTCACCAACAGCTCCCAACACCTCATCGGAGGCAATTCACCCTTCGCCGCCAATCGCATCGCCTGGGCCCGCAGCAGCGGCTGGGACGGGATTCGCATCCGCGCTGGCTCCACCAACATCACCATCTCCGGCAACGCCATCTTCAGCAACGGCGGCGCCTCCCCCAACGGCCTCGGCATCGACCTCGGCAACGACGGCGTCACCCCGAACGACACCTGTGACCCGGATACCGGAGCCAACTTCCAGCAAAACTTCCCCGTCCTGACACAAGCCGTGGCCTCCGCATCTGCACTGGCCATTCGCGGGTGGCTCGACAGCGCGCCCAATCAAACCTACGTGCTCTGGTTCTACGCGCACCCCACCAACGAACCTTCGGGCTACGGTGAGGGCATGTGGCCCCTGGGCCAGGCCACCGTCACCACCGGCGCAAATTGTCGGGGCATCATCGCCGTCACACTGCCGGTCACCGTGTTCCCGGGCCTGCAACTCACCGCCACCGCGACCGACCCCCGCGGCAACACGTCCGAATTCAGCCAGGCCATCCCCGTTCTGGCCGCCCCGCGGCTCGAAGTTCGTGCCGCCGCCGGAACCGGCACCTTCCTCCTCCGTTGGCCCGCCACAACCGCCGGATTCATCCTCCAGCAAACCACGAACCTCAACCCACCCGTGCTCTGGGAACCCGTCTCCGCCACCCCAACCCTCAAAAACGGTTGGTACGAGGTCCGGCTTTCAAACGCGCCCGCACCCCGGTTCTTCCGACTCCTCATGCCCTGA